From Peptoanaerobacter stomatis, one genomic window encodes:
- a CDS encoding S-layer homology domain-containing protein codes for MKRIQAKKMLSIALAMSLTIPAIPSHAISTDTKGHWAEKTITSWQEKGLIAGYQDGTFKPNKQVTRAEFIHILNTSLKLTKQGEVKFSDVKETDWFYKDVQIAVGNGYANGTPDNMFMPNTTLTRAEAAVFIANILNEKSDKQLMFSDINTIPAWAKSSVSLMIEKGYMSGYPDNTFAANNKLTRAEAVTILDKVLTQKEQNEMKQDTKKDDEKKEEVKKTEQKKTTSSGGGGGGGGGTSSTPSIQKARGAKTVKNAQELVQALKDGYNDITVDGKIEKDVDLNYAPKEELKITINNTQDGLDNINLTAPNTTSIKLNDDGIGTSGTVLNTLTIDAPNAHVESQFQAENVNILRVASSTFKALDFVGNINVQSSAKIEVPTNSQNQSPTVTIATDKEVKLKGEYKTVKTTKQTSNIKMEDSQTTIDEFTPDINSTSNTISGQGTIKTIKTQSALNIKDIKVENIEVPSQTNKKVSINVQGTAVVDKIENKSDTPIGLNVNSTAQVKEKVGKIEKMKIDINSVSITGNTKVDEILTAEVTPAGADVEYKWQVSDNQNAGYQDIAGQTDKTYKVTADKQEKYIRVVVKGINNYTGEKESQGYKIEKMTQPPSQQKNIDSVTISGVAKVNSELTADISPLDARADYKWQIADKQNANDSEYTDIANATGYSYTVKKDQAGKFIRVVATGKDGYTGSAKSTPIEIEKITVTEVEIDGNETVGEALKAKVKPQSATVTYQWQIATERNGNYTDIPNATQSVYTLTESDADKYIRVVVNGTGNYQGQKESTPTQKINKLDMYLKTTIKPASQIFHTNISVTTSNTLEAQVNFKYSITDNMQNIPKGGSVSSGVNLIDLTTADMLKPAGQDIDITEERCKDIVDKFEQKPYYLTVYEFDNSTGKLAAYSSTRLTNVNVNIPKRKEWTLTAGSYSIDKFTIIADRVITVGAFENKIKIISENQDVTNSFDISVKNSGQDVDKNSHLDDGFYISVEPKAAFSHIYKKSVEYHITIKENIDSVSFSKTGVAPQVGDKLTAKILVEFLPDGKKSLEDISADYKYDNVTYRWYRVDNDGNEQEIAGENQRTYIVKEEDKGKSLSVKVKGDGKYVATREVKSGGTLKVIDKKFDISQDGEAYKKDTTKLKIKVLDNTSLTDSDIKIEGWFGNHPWKDIKKEFKIISAPNKEYEVELKDIDKLDGNQIKLTIKNSNYQEEVIAVHRKLNIGEIKNGGIFGKMVGNEIQDVPQGAVLKDFSAALTIHSPLRKMLTTPYVTVYGKDGRLIENPHKRLENGMKIRIRGNLYEQNTYSEYTIKLKN; via the coding sequence ATGAAAAGAATACAAGCTAAAAAGATGCTTTCAATAGCTTTAGCTATGTCACTTACCATACCGGCTATACCTTCACACGCAATATCAACAGATACCAAGGGACACTGGGCTGAAAAAACTATAACTTCTTGGCAAGAAAAAGGTCTTATCGCAGGATATCAGGACGGAACATTCAAGCCGAACAAACAAGTAACAAGAGCAGAGTTTATACACATACTTAACACTTCTTTGAAGCTTACTAAACAAGGTGAAGTGAAATTCAGTGACGTAAAAGAAACGGATTGGTTCTACAAAGATGTTCAAATAGCTGTAGGAAACGGATATGCAAACGGAACTCCAGACAATATGTTTATGCCTAACACCACACTTACAAGAGCGGAGGCGGCAGTATTTATAGCAAACATACTGAATGAAAAGTCAGACAAACAACTGATGTTCAGTGACATAAATACAATACCAGCTTGGGCGAAAAGTTCAGTATCATTAATGATAGAAAAAGGATATATGTCAGGTTACCCGGACAATACATTTGCGGCAAACAACAAACTTACAAGAGCGGAAGCCGTTACTATATTGGATAAAGTTCTTACTCAAAAAGAACAAAACGAAATGAAACAAGACACAAAAAAAGATGATGAAAAGAAAGAAGAAGTTAAAAAAACTGAACAAAAGAAAACAACATCATCAGGCGGCGGTGGAGGAGGCGGTGGCGGTACGTCAAGCACACCTTCAATTCAAAAAGCACGTGGAGCAAAAACGGTAAAAAATGCGCAAGAATTGGTGCAAGCATTAAAAGACGGTTATAACGACATAACTGTAGACGGAAAAATAGAAAAAGATGTAGATTTAAACTATGCTCCTAAAGAAGAACTTAAAATAACTATAAATAATACACAAGACGGGCTTGATAATATCAATCTTACAGCACCTAATACAACAAGTATAAAACTAAATGATGACGGTATCGGCACAAGCGGAACAGTTCTTAACACACTCACAATAGATGCACCTAATGCACATGTTGAATCACAATTTCAGGCAGAAAATGTAAATATACTAAGAGTTGCATCAAGCACATTCAAAGCATTGGACTTTGTAGGCAATATAAACGTACAAAGCAGTGCAAAAATAGAAGTGCCTACAAACTCACAAAATCAATCACCTACAGTTACTATAGCAACAGATAAAGAAGTAAAGCTAAAAGGCGAATATAAAACAGTAAAAACAACTAAACAAACTTCTAATATAAAGATGGAAGATTCACAAACAACAATAGACGAATTTACACCGGATATAAACTCAACATCAAATACCATATCAGGACAAGGAACAATAAAAACAATAAAAACACAATCAGCATTAAATATAAAAGATATAAAAGTTGAAAACATAGAAGTACCTTCACAAACTAATAAAAAAGTATCAATCAATGTACAGGGAACTGCTGTAGTAGATAAGATAGAAAACAAATCAGATACACCTATAGGATTAAATGTAAACTCAACCGCACAAGTAAAAGAAAAAGTCGGAAAAATAGAAAAAATGAAGATAGATATAAACAGTGTATCAATAACAGGAAATACAAAAGTAGACGAAATCCTAACAGCAGAAGTTACACCTGCCGGAGCAGATGTAGAATACAAATGGCAAGTATCGGATAATCAAAATGCAGGATATCAAGATATAGCAGGACAAACAGATAAAACATATAAAGTAACAGCAGATAAGCAAGAAAAATATATAAGAGTGGTAGTAAAAGGAATAAACAACTATACAGGAGAAAAAGAAAGCCAAGGATATAAAATAGAAAAAATGACTCAACCTCCTTCACAACAAAAAAATATAGACAGCGTAACAATATCAGGAGTTGCAAAAGTAAATTCTGAGCTTACGGCAGATATATCTCCGCTTGATGCAAGAGCGGATTATAAGTGGCAAATAGCAGATAAACAAAATGCGAATGACAGCGAGTATACAGATATAGCTAATGCAACAGGTTACAGTTACACCGTAAAAAAAGACCAAGCCGGTAAATTCATAAGAGTTGTGGCAACAGGAAAAGACGGCTACACAGGAAGTGCAAAAAGCACTCCTATAGAAATAGAAAAAATTACTGTAACAGAAGTAGAGATAGACGGAAATGAAACAGTGGGAGAAGCACTTAAAGCAAAAGTAAAACCACAGAGCGCAACAGTAACATATCAATGGCAGATAGCAACTGAACGAAACGGAAATTACACAGATATACCAAATGCTACACAAAGTGTATACACACTTACAGAAAGCGATGCAGACAAATATATAAGAGTAGTAGTAAACGGAACAGGTAATTACCAAGGACAAAAAGAAAGTACACCTACACAAAAAATAAACAAGTTGGATATGTATCTGAAAACTACAATCAAACCGGCAAGCCAAATATTCCATACCAATATATCTGTTACAACTTCCAATACATTGGAAGCACAAGTCAATTTTAAATATTCAATTACAGATAATATGCAAAATATCCCTAAAGGAGGAAGTGTATCATCAGGAGTAAATTTAATTGATTTAACAACAGCCGATATGCTTAAACCTGCAGGACAAGATATTGATATAACTGAAGAGCGTTGCAAAGATATAGTTGATAAATTTGAACAAAAGCCTTACTACCTTACAGTGTACGAATTTGACAATTCAACAGGCAAATTAGCAGCATATTCAAGCACAAGATTGACAAATGTCAATGTAAACATTCCTAAAAGAAAAGAGTGGACATTAACGGCAGGATCATATTCCATAGATAAATTCACAATAATAGCCGACAGAGTGATAACAGTAGGTGCCTTTGAAAATAAAATTAAGATTATTTCAGAAAATCAAGACGTAACAAACAGCTTCGACATATCAGTAAAAAATAGCGGTCAAGACGTTGATAAAAACAGCCATTTAGATGACGGTTTTTATATTTCAGTTGAGCCTAAAGCTGCATTTTCACACATATATAAAAAAAGTGTTGAATACCATATAACAATAAAAGAAAATATTGATTCCGTAAGTTTTAGCAAGACAGGTGTTGCACCGCAGGTAGGTGATAAATTAACCGCTAAAATTCTTGTAGAATTTTTACCTGACGGAAAGAAATCACTTGAAGATATAAGCGCAGACTATAAGTATGACAATGTAACATATAGATGGTACAGAGTAGACAATGATGGAAATGAGCAAGAAATAGCAGGCGAAAATCAGAGAACTTATATTGTCAAAGAAGAAGATAAAGGAAAATCTCTGAGCGTAAAAGTAAAAGGTGACGGAAAATATGTTGCAACTCGTGAGGTTAAATCCGGCGGAACATTAAAAGTAATAGATAAAAAATTCGATATATCACAAGATGGTGAAGCATATAAAAAAGATACTACAAAATTAAAGATAAAAGTATTAGATAATACATCACTAACTGATAGCGATATAAAAATAGAAGGTTGGTTTGGAAATCATCCTTGGAAAGATATTAAAAAAGAATTCAAAATTATATCAGCTCCTAATAAAGAGTATGAAGTAGAACTGAAGGATATAGATAAATTGGATGGAAATCAAATAAAACTAACAATAAAAAATTCAAATTACCAAGAAGAAGTCATAGCTGTACACAGAAAACTAAACATAGGCGAGATTAAAAACGGCGGTATATTTGGAAAAATGGTAGGAAACGAGATACAAGATGTCCCACAAGGCGCAGTATTAAAAGATTTTTCAGCAGCACTAACTATTCATTCCCCGCTTCGTAAAATGCTTACTACACCATATGTTACCGTATACGGTAAAGACGGAAGATTAATCGAAAATCCTCATAAACGCTTAGAAAATGGTATGAAAATAAGAATAAGAGGAAATTTATATGAGCAAAACACTTATTCTGAATACACAATAAAATTAAAGAATTAA
- a CDS encoding N-acetylmuramoyl-L-alanine amidase — protein MDCVYEVFIPGKEIITYRCNFVYSMKIKNNVFFLMCFLFLNFIALTSSYAKLPIDYDNFTVNGKIVKLPIAELVIDGQYINKSTVGVDPVTINSRTLVPVRALSEKLGYHVTWLEAVQKVTIENSNKKIELFIGNVNAKIDNKNVTVTDSVAPMIINNSTYVPIRFVVENMGLSIDYDAKQNKISLNSNGLEELLFDEKTQLSQEKNIVNNSNEDLSVPKDVDRFITPEKPTAPTKPTVPEVPSVSDDSNKADARYEVGLDFSALNGEVLKVVQNDGELDVNYFYLTEPKRLIIDVKNAKLNAYESGERKLDGKIFLSSTASYDSNSNYTRFSVVLNEDVNNNEIKILKDKSALKVEKVTVIKQGEEFKYEFDRKTGSISVTTSKEETIQNLSSDSNMLEFNIAKYKIKLNTGDFNISNRLVKNMTVSEEGNNYVIKVALGDRVTADINKISATSTIIKLKKQDRQTPRIVLDPGHGGKDAGAINKEFNINEKTLNIQVARRLKQKLVDAGYEVFMTREDDTFVPLNDIASFSNSKDPDIFISMHHNSADSNSSASGIESFYHISSDSKQLAQIIQKHLILSSKAVNRNIKSMPFVVIKKTTSPAILVELGFMSNKAEVQKNMSQEYQELLADAILSGVNEYFGR, from the coding sequence GTGGATTGTGTATATGAAGTGTTTATTCCGGGAAAGGAGATAATTACATATAGATGTAATTTTGTATATAGTATGAAGATAAAAAATAATGTGTTTTTTTTGATGTGTTTTTTATTTTTGAATTTTATTGCTTTAACTTCAAGCTATGCCAAGTTGCCTATAGACTATGATAATTTTACGGTAAACGGTAAGATTGTAAAACTTCCTATAGCTGAGCTTGTTATAGACGGTCAATACATAAATAAATCGACTGTAGGAGTAGATCCTGTTACTATTAATTCAAGAACTCTTGTGCCCGTAAGAGCATTATCCGAGAAATTGGGTTATCACGTTACATGGCTTGAAGCGGTGCAAAAAGTAACTATAGAAAATTCAAACAAGAAGATAGAATTATTCATAGGAAATGTGAATGCCAAAATAGATAATAAAAATGTGACAGTTACAGATTCTGTTGCACCTATGATAATAAATAACAGCACTTATGTGCCGATAAGGTTTGTAGTAGAAAATATGGGACTCTCTATAGATTATGACGCAAAACAAAATAAAATTTCTTTAAATTCAAATGGTTTGGAGGAACTTTTATTCGACGAGAAAACTCAATTATCTCAAGAAAAAAATATAGTGAATAATTCCAACGAAGATTTGTCTGTCCCAAAAGATGTCGATAGATTTATAACTCCTGAAAAACCGACAGCTCCGACTAAACCGACAGTTCCGGAAGTTCCAAGTGTATCTGATGACAGCAATAAAGCTGATGCAAGATATGAAGTGGGTTTGGATTTTTCTGCTTTGAATGGCGAAGTTTTAAAAGTTGTACAAAATGATGGCGAATTGGATGTAAACTATTTTTATCTTACTGAACCGAAAAGACTTATTATAGATGTAAAAAATGCTAAATTAAATGCCTATGAAAGCGGAGAAAGAAAATTAGACGGCAAAATATTTTTATCATCCACTGCTTCATATGATTCAAATAGCAATTATACAAGATTTTCAGTGGTTTTAAATGAAGATGTAAATAATAATGAAATTAAAATATTAAAAGACAAGAGTGCATTGAAGGTTGAAAAAGTGACTGTGATTAAACAAGGCGAAGAATTTAAGTATGAATTTGACCGAAAAACAGGAAGTATAAGTGTAACAACATCAAAAGAAGAAACTATTCAAAATTTGTCATCTGACAGCAATATGCTTGAATTTAATATAGCAAAATACAAAATAAAACTGAACACAGGTGATTTTAACATATCCAACAGATTGGTAAAGAATATGACAGTTTCAGAAGAAGGCAATAACTATGTCATTAAAGTTGCATTAGGCGATAGAGTTACAGCGGATATAAATAAAATTTCAGCTACTTCAACTATAATAAAACTTAAAAAACAAGACAGGCAAACTCCACGAATAGTTTTAGATCCCGGTCATGGAGGCAAAGATGCAGGTGCTATAAACAAAGAGTTTAATATAAATGAGAAGACACTTAATATTCAAGTTGCACGCAGATTGAAACAAAAACTTGTAGACGCCGGTTATGAAGTTTTTATGACAAGAGAGGACGATACATTTGTACCGCTAAATGACATAGCGAGCTTTTCAAACAGTAAAGATCCGGATATATTTATATCAATGCATCACAATTCAGCAGATAGTAATTCGTCAGCAAGCGGTATAGAGAGTTTTTATCACATATCATCAGACAGCAAACAGTTGGCGCAAATAATTCAAAAACATCTAATATTATCATCTAAAGCGGTTAATAGAAATATTAAATCCATGCCGTTTGTTGTTATAAAAAAGACAACATCACCGGCTATATTGGTAGAATTAGGCTTTATGTCAAATAAAGCAGAAGTACAGAAAAATATGTCACAGGAATATCAAGAGTTACTGGCAGACGCAATTTTATCCGGCGTAAATGAATATTTTGGCAGATAA
- a CDS encoding diaminopimelate epimerase — MKLNFVKVNPVENMTVFISNEVDRNSHIEISKKLMDYSNIYAEQVGFIEKPAYTYDDSCKVRLQMMGGEFCGNATRSLGAYLVHNNHESVKKADDKYYVNIETSGLNQVLTCEVEKVNDNTYMSKVEMPLIIRKPREIILKDKYKLIRTDFSGITHFIVNSADVEDKDLLFDIVKTYIEAEEYEAFGIMFYDFEKEYLEPLVYVKATDSLFWERSCASGTSAFGAALTYIKQENLVIDVKQPGGILKIETCFSEGDLKKIVLNGEVEIVAQGTVYV, encoded by the coding sequence ATGAAACTCAATTTTGTGAAAGTAAATCCTGTAGAAAATATGACGGTATTTATATCGAATGAAGTGGATAGAAATAGTCATATTGAAATTTCAAAAAAACTTATGGATTACAGCAATATTTATGCTGAGCAAGTAGGATTTATCGAAAAACCTGCATATACATATGATGATTCCTGTAAGGTTAGATTGCAGATGATGGGTGGGGAGTTTTGTGGAAATGCCACAAGATCTTTAGGAGCGTATTTAGTGCATAATAATCATGAGAGCGTAAAAAAAGCGGATGATAAATATTATGTAAATATAGAAACTTCCGGACTTAATCAGGTGCTTACTTGCGAGGTGGAGAAGGTAAACGATAATACTTATATGTCGAAAGTTGAAATGCCACTTATTATAAGGAAACCCAGAGAAATTATCCTTAAAGATAAGTATAAGCTCATAAGGACAGACTTCAGCGGAATTACTCACTTTATAGTAAACTCGGCTGATGTGGAAGATAAGGACTTGCTTTTTGATATCGTGAAAACTTATATTGAAGCTGAGGAATATGAAGCATTCGGTATAATGTTTTATGACTTTGAAAAAGAGTATCTGGAACCTCTCGTGTATGTTAAAGCTACTGACAGTTTGTTTTGGGAAAGGAGTTGTGCTTCAGGCACATCGGCATTTGGAGCTGCACTCACATATATAAAGCAGGAAAACCTTGTTATAGATGTAAAACAGCCCGGAGGAATACTTAAAATAGAAACTTGCTTTAGCGAAGGGGATTTAAAAAAGATAGTATTAAACGGTGAAGTTGAGATAGTAGCTCAAGGTACTGTCTATGTATAA
- a CDS encoding Na+/H+ antiporter family protein, which translates to MLLFNPVVISVIVMCVLCLIKLNVLLAILVSAVVAGVAAGMPIYAPGADNNIIDVLISGMGGNSATALSYILLGAFAVGLAKSGLGTILSVKLSKVLSGKKFFMIFAIAVISCFSQNLVPIHIAFIPILIPPLLGLMNKLKIDRRAMACALTFGLKAPYITLPVGFGLIFHEILVKNISENGVEISISDTRSVMWIGGLSMLLGLIFCVFVLYGKDREYKDLPIMGAEDAPKDVVMTKEAWGALAGCIVTAVVSIFTESLPYSAIAGLFVMVATGCVKWKDIDEVMNGGIGMMGFIAFVMLVASGYATILRQTGAVEELVTSAAAYMQGSKTVAAFIMLMIGLLITMGIGTSFGTIPIVAAIYVPLCNHMGFSPASIILLIGIAAALGDAGSPASDSTLGPTSGLNADGQHEHIWDTCVPTFIAYDIPLVIGGVIGATIFG; encoded by the coding sequence ATGTTATTATTTAACCCTGTTGTTATATCGGTTATTGTAATGTGCGTACTTTGCTTGATCAAACTTAATGTACTTCTTGCAATATTAGTATCAGCAGTAGTTGCAGGTGTTGCAGCGGGAATGCCTATTTATGCACCCGGAGCTGACAACAACATAATTGATGTACTTATTTCTGGTATGGGGGGAAACTCAGCGACTGCACTTAGCTACATATTACTTGGAGCATTCGCAGTGGGACTTGCAAAATCAGGTCTCGGAACAATATTATCAGTAAAATTATCAAAGGTATTATCAGGTAAAAAATTCTTTATGATTTTTGCTATAGCGGTTATATCTTGTTTTTCACAAAACTTGGTACCTATACATATAGCGTTCATACCTATATTGATACCACCACTACTTGGCTTAATGAATAAGCTTAAAATAGACAGAAGAGCTATGGCTTGTGCACTTACATTTGGACTTAAAGCGCCATATATAACACTACCTGTAGGATTTGGTCTAATATTCCATGAGATATTGGTAAAAAATATTTCTGAAAACGGAGTAGAAATATCAATATCTGATACACGTTCAGTTATGTGGATAGGTGGATTATCAATGTTGCTTGGTTTGATATTCTGCGTTTTTGTACTATACGGAAAAGACAGAGAGTATAAAGACCTTCCTATAATGGGAGCAGAAGATGCACCTAAGGATGTTGTAATGACTAAAGAAGCTTGGGGAGCATTAGCAGGTTGTATCGTTACAGCAGTAGTTTCAATATTTACAGAATCACTTCCTTATTCAGCTATTGCAGGTCTATTCGTAATGGTTGCTACAGGTTGCGTAAAATGGAAAGATATAGATGAAGTTATGAACGGCGGTATAGGAATGATGGGATTCATAGCTTTCGTTATGTTGGTTGCATCAGGATATGCTACTATACTTAGACAAACAGGAGCGGTTGAAGAGCTTGTTACATCGGCAGCAGCTTATATGCAAGGTTCAAAAACGGTAGCAGCATTTATAATGCTTATGATAGGTCTACTTATAACAATGGGTATAGGTACATCGTTTGGTACTATTCCAATAGTTGCAGCAATATATGTACCGCTTTGCAACCATATGGGATTCTCACCGGCATCTATAATATTACTTATAGGTATTGCAGCAGCACTTGGTGATGCAGGTTCACCGGCATCAGACTCAACACTTGGACCTACATCAGGTCTTAATGCTGACGGACAACACGAACATATATGGGATACATGCGTTCCTACATTTATAGCTTACGACATACCTTTAGTAATAGGTGGAGTTATTGGAGCTACAATATTTGGATAA
- the hutH gene encoding histidine ammonia-lyase, whose amino-acid sequence MKEFKEIVLTGNDLTLEELVAVTRHNVKAVLSEETIKNIEDSRKIIDDIVENERVIYGVTTGFGEFSKVSISKEDCKTLQENLIRSHACGYGDPLTTDIVRAIMLTRVNALSKGYSGIRLMTVQTLLAMLNKGVHPIIPEKGSLGASGDLAPLAHMVLPMLGLGEAEYQGTVMTGKEAMEKAGIPTIQLDAKEGLALINGTQVLTSVGALATYDAIELLKVGDIAAALSLEALRGITDAFDERLHVIRNHHGQVVTARNMLKLVEGSTYTTRQAELRVQDAYSLRCVPQIHGASKDTIAYVKSKVEIELNSVTDNPIVTREGDVISGGNFHGEPMAQPFDFLGIGAAEIANVSERRLERLINPQLNDLPAFLTKHGGLNSGYMITQYAAAALVSENKILAHPASVDSIPSSANQEDLVSMGTIAARTARDIVSNAKRVLATELMAACQAIDFRADKGFKLGKGTQKAYDVIREASKFIEVDTDIQMYQELNKVTEVITNGKLLEAVESAVELEY is encoded by the coding sequence ATGAAAGAGTTTAAAGAAATTGTACTTACAGGTAATGACCTTACACTTGAAGAATTGGTCGCAGTTACAAGACATAATGTAAAAGCTGTTTTAAGTGAAGAAACAATAAAAAACATAGAAGACTCAAGAAAAATAATAGATGATATAGTAGAAAATGAAAGAGTAATATACGGAGTAACAACAGGATTCGGAGAATTTTCAAAAGTAAGCATATCAAAGGAAGACTGTAAAACTCTACAAGAAAATCTTATACGTTCACATGCTTGTGGATATGGAGATCCGCTCACTACAGATATAGTAAGAGCTATAATGCTTACAAGAGTAAACGCATTGTCAAAAGGATACTCAGGAATAAGACTTATGACTGTTCAAACACTTCTTGCTATGCTTAATAAAGGCGTTCACCCAATTATACCTGAAAAAGGATCACTTGGAGCATCAGGAGACCTTGCACCTTTAGCACATATGGTACTTCCTATGCTTGGACTTGGAGAAGCTGAATATCAAGGAACTGTTATGACAGGTAAAGAAGCTATGGAAAAAGCTGGAATACCTACAATTCAGTTGGATGCAAAAGAAGGATTGGCTCTTATAAACGGAACACAAGTTTTAACATCAGTAGGAGCATTAGCGACTTATGACGCAATAGAATTATTAAAAGTTGGAGATATAGCAGCAGCACTTTCATTAGAAGCACTTAGAGGAATAACAGATGCATTTGATGAAAGACTTCATGTAATAAGAAATCATCATGGACAAGTAGTAACAGCAAGAAATATGTTAAAATTAGTAGAAGGTAGCACATACACTACAAGACAAGCTGAACTTAGAGTACAAGACGCATACTCACTAAGATGCGTACCTCAAATACATGGAGCAAGTAAAGATACAATAGCTTATGTAAAATCAAAAGTAGAAATAGAGCTTAACTCAGTAACTGACAATCCTATAGTAACAAGAGAAGGCGACGTAATATCAGGCGGAAACTTCCACGGAGAACCTATGGCACAACCATTTGACTTCTTAGGAATAGGCGCTGCGGAAATAGCAAACGTATCAGAAAGAAGATTAGAAAGATTAATAAATCCACAATTAAATGATCTTCCTGCATTCTTAACAAAACACGGTGGACTTAACTCAGGATATATGATTACTCAATATGCAGCAGCAGCATTAGTATCAGAAAATAAAATACTTGCTCATCCTGCATCAGTAGATTCAATACCGTCATCAGCTAATCAAGAAGACCTTGTAAGTATGGGAACAATAGCAGCAAGAACAGCAAGAGATATAGTAAGCAATGCAAAAAGAGTATTGGCTACAGAATTAATGGCAGCTTGCCAAGCTATAGATTTCAGAGCTGACAAAGGCTTCAAATTAGGAAAAGGAACACAAAAAGCTTATGATGTAATAAGAGAAGCTTCTAAATTCATCGAGGTGGATACAGATATTCAAATGTATCAAGAGTTAAACAAAGTAACAGAAGTAATTACAAACGGTAAATTATTGGAAGCGGTAGAATCGGCAGTAGAATTAGAATACTAA